A window of the Branchiostoma floridae strain S238N-H82 chromosome 12, Bfl_VNyyK, whole genome shotgun sequence genome harbors these coding sequences:
- the LOC118428060 gene encoding transcriptional regulator DEF1-like codes for MIDEVITPTRVGYTGGRGKPSGNSVPASRGGNRRPQPIVEDMIPLSTAKPTGGRGGPPGMVDAVMEKADDVFAPSKPSGRRIKPPAMVDEVIEPTNVNSPRRRGKPPPEMVNEEIVPTRVNPTGGRGGGKPRQPVNEEVVPERVNPGSRRGNAPKMVDEEIVPSRVNPTGGRGGGKPRQPVNEEIVPQRVNPESRRDRAPKMVDEVIIPTNVAPNVRRGKPPPPTDNDYDYPNNVEPSGRNGRPQDREPTAGRPGGRPSEDRRRKPAEVNGSNHPRMPNGNGTATTSETRRVIQTNPSVHTYQKTTRHVTYRTATTVESEESESEYTEEEATPPGTPEWKRKVNWNLGPTPPQRAPTPPEDDDDPDGEITEGTKHVEITGNRVITTTRKVRKVKKEVPEPVQPNGPLWSTSVQWSSQPKQKQKPPPPVQIKQEQRMQVSPPQMVPAPAPLSPRILVAEGTLPRQQYIPQTVPLQQVIQVQPQQVQQMPVASQPQQLYILQTQPTGTIDSGMRTLTLPRGQTQQAYILPAEAFLGTQTLPGRGQQIRILDGGSSYRVDSGSSLEEVDRSVQNLQQSIHELHGTMRSTRSRYTSATSASGYDSHLRPSAYSEVSTFRHRSVSQSSIDGK; via the exons ATGATTGACGAAGTCATCACACCGACACGAGTAGGCTATACGGGTGGCCGGGGAAAACCCAGCGGCAACTCCGTACCTGCCAGTAGGGGAGGCAACAGGCGACCTCAACCTATAGTAGAGGACATGATACCCCTTAGTACCGCCAAGCCAACTGGGGGACGCGGTGGACCCCCCGGAATGGTAGATGCAGTGATGGAGAAAGCAGACGACGTGTTTGCGCCAAGTAAGCCGAGTGGAAGGCGCATTAAACCACCGGCAATGGTTGACGAAGTCATCGAGCCGACCAACGTCAACTCGCCAAGACGACGTGGAAAACCGCCGCCAGAGATGGTGAACGAAGAAATCGTGCCGACCCGAGTGAATCCCACTGGAGGTCGCGGCGGTGGAAAACCACGACAACCTGTCAACGAAGAGGTCGTACCAGAACGGGTCAACCCAGGAAGTCGCCGAGGAAATGCTCCGAAAATGGTGGATGAAGAAATTGTACCAAGTCGAGTGAACCCCACAGGAGGACGCGGTGGTGGAAAACCACGGCAACCTGTCAACGAAGAAATTGTGCCGCAACGGGTGAATCCAGAAAGTCGTCGAGATAGGGCTCCAAAAATGGTAGATGAAGTGATTATACCGACCAATGTGGCACCAAACGTACGTCGAGGCAAACCGCCGCCGCCGACTGATAATGATTATGACTATCCAAACAATGTAGAACCAAGTGGTCGTAACGGGAGACCCCAGGACAGGGAACCGACTGCTGGAAGACCAGGAGGAAGACCGAGCGAGGACAGGAGAAGAAAGCCAGCCGAAGTGAACGGGAGCAATCACCCGAGAATGCCGAACGGAAACGGTACGGCGACAACCTCAGAGACGAGGAGGGTGATACAGACCAACCCCTCCGTGCACACGTACCAGAAGACGACCCGCCACGTGACGTACCGGACCGCCACCACAGTGGAGAGTGAAGAGAGTGAAAGCGAGTACACTGAGGAGGAAGCGACGCCGCCTGGTACACCGGAGTGGAAGAGAAAAGTGAACTGGAACCTGGGCCCGACTCCGCCACAGCGCGCGCCCACACCCCCCGAAGACGACGACGACCCAGACGGCGAGATTACAGAAGGCACCAAGCATGTAGAAATCACCGGAAATCGCGTCATCACGACCACGCGGAAGGTGCGCAAGGTCAAGAAGGAAGTCCCCGAGCCAGTGCAGCCGAACGGGCCCCTCTGGTCGACATCAGTGCAGTGGAGCTCCCAGCCGAAGCAGAAGCAGAAGCCCCCACCGCCTGTCCAGATTAAACAGGAACAGCGCATGCAAGTATCGCCACCCCAG ATGGTTCCAGCGCCTGCCCCGCTCAGTCCCCGCATCCTAGTGGCGGAGGGCACCTTACCCAGACAACAGTACATCCCACAGACTGTCCCCTTACAGCAGGTCATACAGGTGCAGCCACAGCAAGTCCAGCAGATGCCGGTCGCCTCCCAGCCACAACAG CTGTACATCCTGCAAACCCAGCCGACAGGCACCATAGACAGCGGCATGAGGACTCTAACCCTCCCCAGAGGACAGACCCAGCAGGCTTACATTCTTCCTGCTGAAGCCTTCCTGGGGACTCAGACTCTACCGGGGAGAGGCCAACAGATAAG AATACTGGACGGAGGGAGCAGCTACCGGGTGGACAGCGGGTCCTCCTTGGAAGAGGTGGACAGGTCCGTGCAGAACCTGCAGCAGTCCATCCATGAGCTGCACGGGACCATGAGGAGCACCCGGTCACG TTATACATCTGCGACGTCCGCCAGTGGATACGACTCCCACCTCCGCCCGTCTGCCTATAGCGAGGTCTCCACGTTTCGGCATCGCAGCGTGTCCCAAAGCAGTATTGATGGGAAGTAA